Genomic segment of Acidobacteriota bacterium:
TCCTCAAAGCCATTGGCGTCAAGCCACGCCGCACCATTCGTGTGGCTCTTTGGAGCGGCGAAGAGCAAGGCTTGCTTGGTTCGCAAGCTTACGTCAAAGAGCATTTCGGCTCAGTTGAAAATCCGAAACCGGACTTCGCCAAATTCGGGGGCTACTTCAACATTGATTCCGGCACGGGCCGCCCGCGCGGTTTTGGCGTGTTTGGCCCGCCAGAGGCCGCCGAAGTGCTGCACAAGGCGCTCACGGGCTTTGAAGATTTGGGCTTTTACGGCGCCCGCGCCTCTGGCAGCCGTTCGCTGGGCGGGTCTGACAATACTTCGTTTAGCAATGCCGGCCTGCCGGGCATTGGGGCGCAACAAGACCCCATCGAATACTTCAACATCACCTGGCATACCAATCAGGACACCTACGAACGCATTGTCGAAGACGATGTCAAAAAGGCTGCCGTGGTGATTGCGGCGGCGGTGTACCACTTGGCGATGCGCGATGAATTGCTGCCGCGCTTTAGCAAAGAACAAATGCCGCCTGTGCCTGCTAGCCGCAACTAACAAAACACCATAAGCAAAGCGGCGCGCAGGTGAATGCACTTCCCTGCGCGCCGCTTTGCTTTTCGCTTCTCCTCGTAGTCGCCAATTCCCCGTAGCGCTCCTTAGCCGCCACCCACAAAATGCACAATCTCCAGTTTGTCTCCCTGGCGTAATACAGTCTCGTGCCAACGCGGGCGCGGCACGATGTCCAGGTTCAATTCAATCGCCAGGCGCTCTTGCGCCAAGCCTAACTGGACGATGAATGCATTTAGCGTAGCCTCGGCGGCGATGCGTTGCGGTTCGCCGTTGACTTGAATTTCGATGCTGTTTTCAAGCGTTGCTGCTTCCACTACTGGCCGCCTCCTTTCACCGCTTCCCGATCCAGGTAATCGAGCAGGACGTTCGCCATCGCGCGCACGCCAATGACCAGGCTTTCCTCATCCGCATCAAATTCCGGCGTATGAATCATTCCGGTAATCCCTTTGGCCTTGTTGCCGACGCCCAAAAAGTAAAAGAAGCCCGGAATGACTTTCTGATACATCGAGAAATCCTCCGCGCCCATCTGCGGTTTCGGTTCAGAGAGGTTGGCTTCGCCCAGCACGCGGCGCAAGGTCGGCAAGGTGGCGGCCACCAGCTTCGGATCGTTGTACGTCACCGGATTGCCCACACCCACAAATTCCAGTTCGTAGCTTGCGCCGTAAGCTGAGGTAATGCCCTGCAAGGTTTGTTTCATCTGCGCGATGGCCTGCGCGCGCA
This window contains:
- the thiS gene encoding sulfur carrier protein ThiS — protein: MEIQVNGEPQRIAAEATLNAFIVQLGLAQERLAIELNLDIVPRPRWHETVLRQGDKLEIVHFVGGG